Proteins encoded together in one Lysinibacillus sp. FSL K6-0232 window:
- a CDS encoding IS1380 family transposase: MIRLPQTTLHFNHQLKLTHDGGELSSDTGQFIFREFDEKIGFSKTIAKHLHLKDERSYCIHDNMELLRQKIYQLIAGYHEDDAADTLTHDPVFTRVLGKPALASQPSLSRFFKRFDKQALQQLQAANQELLDRVHQLRQSTTLLIDLDSSHADTYGKQENASYNSHYGTVGFHPLVAFDGFTGDFLKAQLRPGNRYTSNGVVEFVRPLLDHYNENFPETTTLVRGDSGFAVPDLYKLCEDESVYYIIRLKSNARLKALAEELHPTSEIRDVTKAERYVEESIYQAGSWNTSRRIIIQSTRPAGELFFTHAFFVTNLSETAFSPEAILTSYQKRGAMENFIKEAKDGFGFDQMKSHDFQVNEARMMISLLAYNLTNWLRTLTFPSAKNGLQIQTIRTRLIKVASKLVKSGRYLHFKLASSFVYARFFSDILTRVQQLSTN, from the coding sequence ATGATTAGATTACCGCAAACAACACTTCATTTCAATCACCAACTGAAATTAACTCACGATGGAGGTGAGCTTTCTTCTGATACAGGCCAATTTATCTTCCGTGAGTTCGATGAAAAAATCGGCTTTTCCAAAACAATCGCCAAACACCTTCACTTAAAAGATGAGCGTTCTTACTGTATCCATGACAATATGGAACTTCTTCGTCAAAAAATATATCAGCTCATCGCAGGCTATCACGAGGATGACGCAGCGGATACATTAACGCACGATCCAGTTTTCACGCGTGTACTTGGAAAACCAGCACTTGCATCTCAGCCATCTTTATCTCGATTTTTCAAACGCTTTGACAAACAGGCACTCCAACAACTTCAAGCGGCGAATCAAGAACTACTGGACCGGGTGCATCAGTTACGTCAATCGACGACTCTTTTAATTGATCTGGATTCGTCTCATGCGGATACATATGGCAAGCAAGAAAATGCCTCATACAATAGCCATTACGGCACAGTCGGCTTTCATCCACTCGTTGCGTTTGACGGCTTCACCGGTGATTTTTTAAAAGCGCAGCTACGCCCAGGGAATAGGTATACATCAAACGGTGTCGTGGAATTTGTCCGCCCTTTACTGGATCATTACAACGAAAACTTTCCCGAAACGACAACACTCGTGCGTGGTGATAGCGGCTTCGCAGTACCCGACTTATACAAACTTTGCGAAGATGAATCGGTCTATTACATCATTCGTTTAAAGTCGAACGCCAGACTGAAAGCACTTGCGGAAGAACTACATCCAACATCTGAAATCCGTGATGTCACAAAAGCCGAACGTTATGTGGAGGAGTCAATCTATCAGGCTGGTTCATGGAATACGTCACGTCGCATCATTATTCAGTCTACACGCCCAGCAGGTGAACTGTTCTTCACCCATGCCTTTTTCGTCACAAATTTAAGCGAAACTGCCTTTTCACCGGAAGCCATTCTCACGTCCTATCAAAAACGTGGCGCAATGGAAAACTTCATTAAAGAGGCGAAAGATGGCTTCGGATTCGATCAAATGAAAAGCCATGATTTCCAAGTGAACGAAGCACGCATGATGATCAGTTTACTCGCCTACAATTTAACGAATTGGTTACGTACATTAACGTTTCCATCTGCGAAAAATGGGCTTCAAATCCAAACCATTCGCACACGGTTAATTAAAGTTGCCAGTAAACTTGTAAAATCTGGTCGTTACCTGCATTTCAAATTAGCGTCCAGCTTCGTCTATGCGCGCTTCTTTTCAGACATTCTGACCAGAGTGCAGCAGCTTTCCACCAACTAG
- a CDS encoding IS630 family transposase (programmed frameshift), translated as MKEENNHKMFVRYQVIYMLLSGESYEKIVDYTGLSLATLFNYRKAYCEKGIAGLGRKKQPGRKRHLTAEQEARVVATIVNQTPKDAGFPVEMNWTAPLLRDWIERTFGVSFSVRGTRDLLYRLGLSYTKPTYTLEKADPLKQAVFLEKFEQAKKLIHGQIDRILFEDESMIRDYQAISNTWFLKGQQKIIPTYGRHQGVKLIGTLDYETGDVFCVQEEQYTAVEFLSFLEKVIARYPNERIVMVLDNARIHHAKLIQPFLEKYQDFFEFLFLPPYSPNLNLIEGLWKWMKTTVIHNVFYSNVGKIQRAVQGFIQMINQTPENTVNRLCLKL; from the exons ATGAAAGAAGAAAACAATCATAAAATGTTCGTTCGCTACCAAGTGATTTATATGTTACTTTCCGGCGAATCGTATGAAAAAATTGTCGACTATACAGGTCTTTCTTTAGCGACGCTGTTCAATTATCGCAAAGCTTATTGTGAAAAAGGGATCGCTGGACTTGGACGTAAAAAACAACCTGGTCGAAAGCGTCATTTAACGGCTGAACAAGAAGCACGAGTCGTCGCGACAATTGTCAACCAAACGCCTAAAGATGCTGGTTTTCCCGTTGAAATGAACTGGACAGCGCCTCTTCTTCGCGATTGGATTGAGCGAACATTTGGTGTGTCTTTTTCTGTACGTGGGACACGTGATTTATTGTACCGTCTTGGTTTAAGTTATACGAAACCAACGTATACATTGGAAAAAGCAGACCCCCTCAAACAAGCAGTTTTCCTTGAAAAATTTGAACAGGCG AAAAAACTAATTCATGGTCAAATTGATCGTATTTTATTTGAAGACGAGTCAATGATCCGTGATTACCAAGCGATTTCCAACACGTGGTTTCTTAAAGGTCAACAAAAAATCATTCCAACATATGGCCGACATCAAGGGGTTAAGCTAATTGGTACATTGGATTACGAAACGGGCGATGTATTTTGCGTGCAAGAAGAACAATATACCGCTGTTGAATTCCTAAGTTTTTTAGAAAAAGTCATCGCTCGTTATCCGAATGAACGCATCGTGATGGTATTAGACAATGCGCGCATACACCATGCGAAATTGATTCAACCATTTTTAGAAAAGTATCAAGATTTCTTTGAATTTCTGTTCCTTCCGCCGTACAGTCCCAATTTAAATTTAATCGAAGGACTGTGGAAATGGATGAAGACAACGGTGATCCACAATGTCTTTTACTCAAATGTCGGAAAGATTCAACGTGCTGTCCAAGGCTTTATCCAAATGATTAATCAAACACCTGAAAATACGGTGAATAGGCTGTGCTTGAAACTCTAA
- the istA gene encoding IS21 family transposase, which translates to MLAMSEVNCIKTLRNEKGLSITEIANTMQVNWRTAKKYGDGDQLPQEKTHLKKGMMYDEKWGEIVVDWLEEDLKLKKKLRRTNKKMLEDLVKMGFKGSYRTLCNFIQEWKATEEEEADKGHERLNHPGGEAQVDFGVMEAVQDGEIIDVHALVMSFPASNTAFAVPMPGENLECFLGGLQMLFKQAGGIPLSIRIDNLTPAVKKVRKGDSEAQLTEAFRHFQQYYGFKVQVCNPRKGNEKGHVERKVGYVRYNFFSLPPVIKDLEDLGNQLEQQLANDRQRIHYKKEVLIDELWQLEQKQLIKLPEEPYPIFKQFLIKFNKYNEFKLDGHLIHVPRARNYVQLSCVTYWDSYKVITNDGEILLSDARPYMRKRRFIPWKEILKDWLKKPRVVGHSRYSNYLPARIKEYLTVPSLALRKQRINELLTLLLTHDMNDIDQNFYSYIGREVEETEHPYGVNWTEYDALSPKGTEALNHE; encoded by the coding sequence ATGCTAGCAATGTCTGAAGTTAATTGTATCAAAACATTACGAAATGAAAAAGGATTATCGATTACTGAAATCGCCAATACAATGCAAGTCAATTGGCGTACTGCCAAGAAATACGGTGATGGGGATCAGTTGCCGCAGGAGAAAACTCACCTGAAAAAAGGCATGATGTACGACGAAAAATGGGGAGAAATCGTAGTTGATTGGTTAGAAGAGGATTTAAAACTAAAGAAAAAATTACGCCGTACAAACAAGAAAATGCTTGAGGATCTAGTAAAGATGGGATTCAAAGGTTCTTACAGAACGCTTTGTAATTTTATTCAAGAATGGAAAGCAACAGAAGAAGAGGAAGCAGATAAAGGGCATGAACGTTTAAATCATCCAGGAGGAGAAGCACAGGTAGACTTCGGTGTAATGGAGGCTGTTCAAGATGGGGAAATTATTGATGTTCACGCATTAGTCATGTCATTCCCTGCAAGTAATACAGCATTTGCGGTGCCGATGCCTGGTGAAAACTTAGAATGTTTTTTAGGTGGACTTCAAATGTTGTTTAAACAGGCTGGTGGTATTCCTTTGAGCATTCGAATTGATAACCTAACACCTGCGGTGAAAAAAGTAAGAAAAGGAGATTCAGAGGCCCAATTAACCGAAGCCTTCCGACATTTCCAACAATATTACGGCTTTAAAGTGCAAGTGTGTAACCCACGCAAAGGAAATGAAAAAGGTCATGTAGAAAGAAAGGTTGGCTATGTACGCTATAATTTCTTTAGCTTGCCACCTGTCATTAAAGACCTTGAGGATTTAGGAAATCAATTAGAACAGCAGTTAGCAAATGATCGTCAACGAATTCATTATAAAAAGGAAGTACTGATTGATGAGCTATGGCAGCTTGAACAAAAGCAATTGATCAAATTACCTGAAGAACCATATCCGATATTTAAGCAGTTTCTGATAAAGTTTAATAAGTATAATGAATTCAAGCTTGATGGACATTTGATTCATGTACCAAGAGCAAGGAACTACGTCCAACTTTCTTGTGTGACATATTGGGATTCGTATAAAGTCATCACAAATGACGGTGAAATTCTATTATCTGATGCCCGTCCTTATATGAGAAAACGCCGTTTTATTCCTTGGAAGGAGATTTTAAAAGATTGGTTGAAAAAACCACGTGTTGTAGGGCATTCTCGTTATTCAAACTATTTACCAGCGCGTATTAAAGAGTATTTAACAGTGCCTTCGCTTGCCTTAAGAAAACAACGGATTAATGAATTACTGACGCTTTTACTCACACATGATATGAATGACATTGATCAAAACTTTTATAGTTATATTGGACGTGAGGTAGAAGAGACAGAACACCCTTACGGTGTGAATTGGACAGAATATGATG